In Staphylococcus saccharolyticus, one genomic interval encodes:
- a CDS encoding glycosyltransferase family 2 protein: MREIKISKLVTVVIPVYNKESFIERCMQSLIDLDMDYSQFEAIFIDDVSTDNSYTIIQNYAQEYNFIKCTPLNKNTGDPAIPKNIGIAKAQGEYITLLDADDWLDPQGVPKLIYQMIEHQSDIGFGQCYKHTDHNIKKIARFSSFEEANNLIPYEILKFSEQSVRQIKYLNVRLSLTTIFNLNK; this comes from the coding sequence GTGAGGGAGATTAAAATTAGTAAATTAGTTACTGTTGTTATACCTGTGTATAACAAAGAATCTTTTATTGAGAGATGTATGCAATCTCTCATAGATTTAGATATGGATTATTCACAGTTTGAGGCAATATTTATTGATGATGTGTCAACTGATAATTCATATACAATTATTCAAAACTATGCTCAAGAGTATAACTTTATAAAATGTACTCCACTTAATAAGAATACCGGTGATCCAGCTATACCAAAAAATATAGGTATTGCAAAGGCTCAAGGAGAATATATTACTTTGCTCGATGCAGATGATTGGTTAGATCCACAAGGGGTACCTAAACTCATCTATCAAATGATCGAACATCAATCTGATATTGGTTTCGGTCAGTGTTATAAACATACTGATCATAATATTAAAAAAATTGCACGTTTTTCTTCTTTTGAAGAAGCTAACAATTTAATACCATATGAAATCCTAAAATTTTCCGAGCAGTCGGTCCGCCAGATAAAGTATTTAAACGTTCGACTGTCATTGACAACAATATTCAATTTGAACAAATGA
- a CDS encoding acetylornithine deacetylase, translating to MDQRQYELLNMLVSYNTESPPGRNTDPLQDEIESLLEQLGFSIQREQLYENDSVIVATLKGEDSQAPKLILNGHVDVASVDDDQYWQYPPFQLTEKGHWLYGRGVSDMKGGMSSLFYVLEQLNQDSQRPKGDIIVQSVVGEEVGEAGTKHACEIGPKGDLALVLDTSENQALGQGGVITGWVTVKSKNTIHDGARSQTIHAGGRLFGASAIEKMTKVIQSLNELERHWAVMKKSPGMPPGANTINPAVIEGGRHPAFIADECRLWITVHYLPNESYEGVIAEIEDYLNKVAEADIWLRDNPLAFEWGGKSMIEDKGEIFPSFTVPTEHPGFKQLEHAHEQIRGKKLLHGMSTTVTDGGWIAHFGIPTILYGPGSLEEAHSVDEKIETRELARYSDVLYAFLKEWYNHPQR from the coding sequence TTGGATCAACGACAATATGAATTATTAAATATGCTAGTGAGTTACAATACGGAAAGCCCGCCAGGTCGTAATACTGACCCGTTGCAAGATGAAATCGAGTCGTTATTAGAGCAATTAGGATTTTCAATTCAACGAGAACAACTATACGAGAATGATAGTGTCATTGTAGCGACATTAAAAGGAGAAGATTCACAAGCGCCTAAGTTAATACTTAATGGACATGTCGATGTGGCCTCTGTAGATGATGATCAATATTGGCAGTATCCTCCTTTTCAACTTACAGAAAAGGGGCACTGGCTCTACGGTAGAGGCGTTAGTGACATGAAAGGTGGCATGTCATCATTATTCTATGTTCTAGAGCAACTGAATCAAGATAGTCAACGTCCTAAGGGGGACATTATCGTGCAATCAGTAGTAGGAGAAGAAGTAGGTGAAGCTGGCACAAAACATGCTTGTGAAATTGGACCTAAAGGCGACTTAGCATTAGTCTTAGATACTAGTGAAAATCAAGCGTTAGGTCAAGGTGGTGTCATCACTGGATGGGTTACTGTCAAAAGTAAGAATACCATTCACGATGGCGCTCGTAGTCAGACAATCCATGCGGGTGGGAGACTGTTTGGCGCTAGCGCTATTGAAAAAATGACAAAAGTGATTCAATCACTCAATGAACTTGAACGTCATTGGGCTGTTATGAAAAAGAGTCCTGGTATGCCACCGGGTGCCAATACCATTAATCCTGCAGTCATTGAAGGCGGTCGTCATCCAGCATTTATTGCAGATGAATGTCGTCTATGGATTACCGTTCATTATTTACCTAATGAAAGTTATGAAGGAGTGATTGCTGAAATTGAGGACTACTTAAATAAAGTTGCAGAAGCAGATATTTGGTTGAGAGATAATCCACTCGCTTTTGAATGGGGTGGTAAATCTATGATTGAAGATAAAGGAGAAATTTTCCCGAGTTTTACTGTACCTACCGAGCATCCAGGATTTAAACAATTGGAGCACGCACATGAGCAAATTCGTGGTAAGAAACTGCTACATGGTATGAGTACGACTGTGACGGATGGTGGTTGGATAGCACATTTTGGTATTCCTACAATATTGTACGGACCAGGAAGTTTAGAAGAAGCACATAGCGTAGATGAAAAGATTGAAACGAGAGAGTTAGCTCGATATAGTGACGTTTTATATGCTTTTTTAAAAGAATGGTATAATCATCCACAACGTTAG
- a CDS encoding (deoxy)nucleoside triphosphate pyrophosphohydrolase produces MKKEINVVGAIIFSDNKILCARRSEKMSLPLKWEFPGGKIERGETEKEALIREIKEEVKCDLIVGEKVTTTSYEYDFGIVNLTTYKCKLNEMQPTLTEHKEIKWLKVEELKSIEWAPADVPAVNIITGEN; encoded by the coding sequence TTGAAAAAAGAGATTAATGTAGTAGGAGCTATAATTTTTTCAGATAATAAAATCTTATGTGCTCGAAGAAGTGAAAAAATGAGTTTACCGCTCAAGTGGGAATTCCCTGGTGGGAAGATTGAGAGAGGGGAAACGGAAAAAGAGGCGCTAATAAGAGAAATTAAAGAAGAAGTGAAATGTGATCTAATTGTTGGAGAAAAAGTAACAACCACTTCATATGAATATGACTTTGGTATAGTAAATTTAACTACATACAAATGTAAGTTAAATGAGATGCAACCTACATTAACAGAACATAAAGAGATTAAATGGTTAAAAGTAGAAGAATTGAAGAGTATAGAATGGGCGCCAGCAGATGTGCCAGCTGTTAATATAATTACAGGAGAGAATTAG
- a CDS encoding DUF5776 domain-containing protein, giving the protein MVTTKTIKTYTDANFKIEHGSIQAGSLVTISDMGYSSKGTPRLITQDQHYITANKDFVMPMKLEKKDGYISKVPKRIKIIKKCKLYSDVSFKNDPIQTLKPNDELNIMDISYTRNQTPRLKTVDGYFVTANKQFVKVLH; this is encoded by the coding sequence GTGGTAACAACGAAAACAATCAAAACATATACTGATGCCAACTTTAAAATTGAACATGGATCTATTCAAGCAGGAAGTCTTGTTACTATTTCGGACATGGGATATTCATCTAAAGGCACACCAAGATTAATTACACAAGATCAACATTACATTACCGCAAATAAAGACTTTGTAATGCCTATGAAGTTAGAGAAAAAAGATGGTTATATTTCTAAAGTTCCAAAAAGAATTAAAATTATAAAGAAATGTAAATTATATAGTGATGTGTCATTTAAAAATGACCCTATTCAAACTTTAAAACCTAATGACGAACTTAATATCATGGATATTAGTTATACTAGAAATCAAACACCTCGTCTCAAAACAGTTGATGGATACTTTGTCACTGCTAATAAACAATTCGTGAAGGTTTTACACTGA
- a CDS encoding RNA degradosome polyphosphate kinase, with the protein MQTQLGEKDINLPQYYNNRELSWLDFNYRVLQEAYDKSNPLLEKLNFISIFSSNLDEFFMVRVAGLKDQVKMGYDKPENKAQMTPKEQLDAIKIKNTDYVQTQYERYNELIHELKNYDIDMVKPEALSESLIEKLEKEFKLSILPTLTPLGIDAYHPFPKLNNKSLNIFVDIDTEDAINSAIVQIPSLIPRFLTLNEESKQYVVMVEDVITYFINYLFTGYEVLNTFTFRITRNADLSIHEDGAEDLLIEIERFLKERKSGSAVRLEVDGRTAENENIEWLIDQLEIEENDIYFLNGPLDLTFLFGLVDHLSHKLKYLTYEKYTPQIPRSLGNNNIYKLALERDIFFHHPYESFEPIVDFIREAADDPNTIAIKQTLYRVSKDSPIINSLKEAAENGKQVTVLVELKARFDEENNVHWARMLEDAGCHVIYGMTHLKTHSKIALVVKRVGNELTSFVHLGTGNYNDKTAKLYTDMGVITTNKEIAEDAINFFNYLSGYSTKPEYNKLIVAPYDIRDVFIDRIDKEINNHLQYGNGKIMMKMNSLTDKAIIEKLFEASQAGVKIQLIIRGICCLKPGIPGISENIEVVSIVGRLLEHSRIYYFHNNGDERIYLSSADVMTRNMIKRVEILFPVEYKDIGKRLVNYMNLQLSDNEKGRYQDDHGVYHYVRNNLSPLNSQAYLMQEAIKYGQELRSRTVQPAGQPVRSKRGESWMSKLRKTFKR; encoded by the coding sequence ATGCAAACTCAATTGGGAGAAAAGGATATTAATTTGCCACAGTATTATAATAATCGGGAGCTAAGTTGGTTAGATTTTAATTACAGAGTATTGCAAGAAGCATATGATAAAAGTAATCCACTACTTGAGAAATTAAATTTTATCTCAATTTTCAGTTCGAATTTAGATGAATTCTTTATGGTTCGAGTAGCCGGACTAAAGGATCAAGTCAAAATGGGATATGATAAGCCTGAAAATAAGGCTCAAATGACACCTAAAGAGCAACTTGATGCGATAAAAATTAAGAATACTGACTATGTCCAGACACAATATGAACGTTATAATGAGCTCATTCACGAACTAAAAAATTACGATATTGATATGGTCAAGCCTGAGGCATTGTCAGAGTCACTCATTGAAAAATTAGAAAAAGAGTTCAAGTTGAGCATCTTACCTACGCTCACGCCGTTAGGTATAGACGCCTACCATCCATTTCCTAAATTAAATAATAAAAGCTTAAATATTTTTGTCGATATAGACACTGAAGATGCAATTAATTCTGCGATTGTACAAATTCCATCGTTAATTCCTCGCTTTTTAACGTTAAATGAAGAGTCCAAACAATATGTAGTAATGGTTGAAGATGTCATTACTTACTTTATCAATTACCTATTCACAGGATATGAAGTTTTAAATACATTTACGTTCCGAATTACTCGAAATGCAGATTTATCTATACATGAAGATGGTGCTGAAGATTTACTCATAGAGATAGAACGCTTCTTAAAAGAGAGAAAAAGTGGTTCAGCCGTTCGTTTAGAAGTTGATGGTCGCACAGCTGAAAACGAAAATATAGAGTGGCTGATTGACCAATTAGAAATCGAAGAAAATGATATTTACTTTTTAAACGGTCCGCTTGATTTAACTTTCTTATTTGGACTTGTTGATCATTTATCTCATAAGTTAAAGTATCTTACTTATGAGAAATATACGCCACAAATCCCAAGATCACTGGGTAATAATAATATATATAAATTAGCTCTTGAGAGAGATATCTTTTTCCATCATCCCTACGAGTCATTTGAACCTATTGTAGACTTTATACGTGAAGCTGCAGATGATCCAAATACAATCGCGATTAAACAAACATTATACCGTGTAAGTAAAGATTCTCCAATTATTAATAGCCTGAAAGAAGCAGCTGAAAATGGCAAGCAAGTCACAGTGCTTGTCGAATTAAAAGCACGTTTCGATGAAGAAAACAACGTTCACTGGGCTCGTATGTTGGAAGATGCAGGATGCCACGTTATATATGGTATGACCCATCTAAAAACACACAGTAAAATTGCTTTAGTCGTTAAACGTGTCGGTAACGAATTAACATCTTTCGTTCATTTAGGAACAGGCAACTATAATGATAAAACGGCTAAACTATATACTGATATGGGTGTCATCACTACGAATAAAGAAATAGCTGAAGATGCCATTAACTTCTTTAATTATCTTAGTGGCTACTCAACTAAACCAGAATACAATAAGTTGATTGTTGCACCGTATGATATTCGTGACGTATTTATCGACCGTATTGATAAAGAAATCAACAATCACTTACAATATGGTAATGGTAAAATTATGATGAAGATGAATTCACTTACTGATAAAGCTATTATTGAAAAGCTCTTTGAAGCTTCTCAGGCTGGTGTAAAGATCCAACTTATCATTCGAGGGATTTGTTGTCTCAAACCAGGCATCCCTGGTATTAGTGAAAACATAGAAGTTGTCAGCATTGTTGGACGCTTACTTGAACATTCTCGTATTTACTATTTCCATAATAATGGAGACGAACGTATCTACTTATCTTCAGCAGATGTGATGACACGTAATATGATTAAACGTGTGGAAATTCTCTTCCCTGTTGAATACAAAGATATTGGTAAACGTTTAGTTAACTATATGAATTTACAACTTTCTGATAATGAAAAAGGTAGATACCAAGACGATCATGGTGTATATCACTATGTAAGAAATAATCTTTCACCTTTAAACTCACAAGCTTATTTAATGCAAGAAGCGATAAAATATGGACAAGAACTTAGAAGTCGAACAGTCCAACCTGCAGGTCAACCCGTTCGCTCAAAACGTGGTGAAAGTTGGATGAGTAAATTAAGAAAGACCTTCAAACGATAA
- a CDS encoding SDR family oxidoreductase, which translates to MKRLENKIAVVTGASTGIGQGSAKVLAKEGAHVLALDISDELEKTVQSIIDGGGKAATAYKVDISDDQQVQDFVEEVKKTYGRVDVIFNNAGVDNAAGRIHEYPVEVFDKIMAVDMRGTFLVTKFLLPLMMDNGGSIINTASFSGQAADLYRSGYNAAKGGVINFTKSIAIEYGRENIRANAIAPGTIETPLVDNLAGTSEDEAGKTFRGNQKWVTPLGRLGTPDEVGKLVSFLASDDSSFITGESIRIDGGVMAYTWPGEMLGDDRWKHSTK; encoded by the coding sequence ATGAAACGTTTAGAAAATAAAATTGCAGTTGTTACTGGAGCAAGTACGGGTATCGGTCAAGGATCTGCAAAAGTGTTAGCCAAGGAAGGTGCACATGTTTTGGCTTTAGATATTTCTGATGAATTAGAGAAAACAGTGCAATCAATTATTGATGGTGGTGGCAAAGCAGCGACTGCATATAAAGTAGATATTTCTGATGATCAACAAGTGCAAGATTTTGTTGAAGAAGTAAAGAAAACATATGGACGTGTTGACGTTATTTTTAACAATGCAGGGGTAGATAATGCTGCGGGTAGAATACATGAATATCCTGTAGAAGTCTTCGATAAAATTATGGCAGTTGATATGAGAGGAACATTCCTCGTAACTAAATTCTTATTACCGTTAATGATGGATAATGGTGGCTCAATTATCAATACTGCATCATTCTCAGGGCAAGCTGCAGATTTATATCGTTCTGGATATAATGCGGCGAAAGGTGGCGTAATTAACTTTACAAAATCTATAGCTATTGAGTATGGACGTGAAAATATTCGCGCCAATGCCATTGCACCAGGAACAATTGAAACACCTCTTGTTGATAATTTAGCTGGGACATCAGAAGATGAAGCGGGTAAAACATTCCGCGGTAATCAAAAATGGGTTACTCCATTAGGTCGTTTAGGCACACCAGATGAAGTAGGAAAGCTGGTTTCATTCCTTGCTTCTGATGATAGTTCATTTATAACAGGAGAATCAATTCGCATTGATGGTGGTGTCATGGCTTATACATGGCCAGGTGAAATGCTAGGTGATGATAGATGGAAACATTCAACTAAATAA
- a CDS encoding SDR family oxidoreductase produces MAELKRKVAVITVSGSEIGEAIAKALSDYRVSIALVGRNDNKLNVVAKQLNTETKVIPTDVTQKDSVDEMLQTVKEHFGHVDIVVNSAGKSLSSKITDYDVDQWHSIIDVNIKGTLHVLQAALPYLLNQSSGHIINLASVSGFEVTKTNAVYGATKVAIHAITQSLEKELACTGVKVTSISPGMVDTPMTEDFDFGERKKLDAQNIADAVIYALTQPSHVNEVTVRPV; encoded by the coding sequence ATGGCAGAGTTAAAGCGTAAAGTAGCAGTAATTACAGTATCTGGAAGTGAAATAGGTGAAGCAATAGCTAAAGCTTTAAGCGATTATAGGGTGAGTATTGCTTTAGTGGGTCGCAATGATAATAAATTAAATGTTGTAGCAAAGCAGTTGAACACAGAGACTAAAGTTATACCCACAGACGTCACTCAAAAAGATAGTGTCGATGAGATGTTACAAACTGTGAAAGAACACTTTGGTCATGTAGATATTGTAGTTAATAGTGCCGGCAAAAGTTTATCTTCTAAAATAACTGATTACGATGTCGACCAATGGCATTCTATTATTGATGTCAATATTAAAGGTACATTACATGTACTACAAGCAGCATTACCTTACTTATTAAACCAGTCTAGTGGTCATATTATTAATCTCGCATCAGTATCTGGATTCGAAGTCACTAAAACCAATGCTGTCTATGGGGCAACGAAGGTAGCCATTCATGCGATTACCCAAAGTCTTGAAAAGGAACTCGCATGTACTGGTGTCAAAGTGACAAGTATTTCTCCTGGTATGGTTGATACACCAATGACCGAGGATTTCGATTTTGGGGAACGTAAGAAATTAGATGCACAAAACATTGCTGATGCTGTCATCTATGCGTTGACACAACCTAGTCATGTCAATGAAGTTACCGTAAGACCTGTCTAA
- a CDS encoding DUF1413 domain-containing protein, translated as MSYNDRVLQLRVDKHRPTFEFRFEDLFSEEEWLNMSLKERQQQEKTFRHDIEKMDDIRIPYASLNRVKNKLFNVTYTYNGIKANFKQNEQKGNSRGRNR; from the coding sequence ATGTCATATAATGATCGAGTACTACAATTAAGAGTGGATAAGCATCGTCCAACATTTGAATTTCGCTTTGAAGACCTGTTCTCAGAAGAAGAATGGTTAAATATGTCTCTTAAAGAACGCCAACAACAAGAAAAGACATTTAGACACGACATTGAAAAAATGGATGATATACGCATACCATATGCAAGTCTAAATCGCGTAAAGAACAAATTATTTAATGTGACGTATACTTATAACGGTATCAAAGCCAACTTTAAGCAAAATGAACAAAAAGGCAATTCTAGAGGTAGAAATAGATAG
- the ppx gene encoding exopolyphosphatase, which translates to MEERIGLIDIGSNTIRLVIFSFNKDTGLNEILNIKTPARLSQYLMSENKMNDEGIHVLKETLSSFKKVATKFKVKELHPIATAAIRQSENRDDLIKQLKKDINIEIQVVPEEDEAFYGYYAISHTTDIEDGISVDIGGGSTEVTLFKDKKLKKAHSFPFGVVTLKRQFFGEKDHNDKSSIKSMEKFLSEQFSQLDWLNDQEIALVGVGGSARNVARIHQSSHSYPIGGVHNYTMSLKDIDEVYNTIRKSSRDDLTNLDGLSRDRIDIILPAVSVFKTLFKKIDATQFTFSRKGIREGYVMNLIRQRHPDEFKKENVRQDALRHLAKEYHIEEDSANRRLKLAQSLLNQLLKESDLKITDNEKNLFSEGAYIYYLGSFIDSDSSSPHTYYLIANSMINGFSHKDRVKLALLASFKNKSLLKFYCKETEWFTSKEVDTLQALGGIIKFVNALNISYTSFVEEVKLKEKKDDKYELYVYYKGEPIAEEYQANRQKKHIEKILKGKVSIIFTKS; encoded by the coding sequence ATGGAAGAAAGAATTGGTTTAATAGATATTGGTTCCAATACAATACGACTGGTAATATTTAGCTTTAATAAAGATACAGGTCTGAATGAAATTCTTAATATCAAGACCCCTGCTCGTCTAAGTCAATATTTAATGAGTGAGAATAAAATGAATGATGAAGGTATACATGTGTTAAAAGAAACATTAAGCAGTTTCAAAAAAGTGGCAACAAAATTTAAAGTCAAAGAGTTACATCCTATCGCAACGGCTGCGATACGTCAATCTGAAAACCGCGATGACCTCATAAAACAACTAAAAAAAGATATCAATATTGAAATTCAAGTCGTCCCAGAAGAAGATGAAGCTTTCTACGGATACTACGCTATTTCTCATACAACAGATATTGAAGATGGTATATCAGTTGATATCGGTGGTGGCTCTACTGAAGTTACATTATTTAAAGATAAAAAGCTTAAAAAAGCACATAGTTTCCCTTTTGGAGTAGTTACGTTAAAACGCCAATTTTTTGGAGAAAAAGATCATAACGATAAATCATCCATTAAAAGTATGGAAAAGTTTTTATCAGAACAATTTAGTCAATTAGATTGGTTAAATGATCAAGAGATTGCACTGGTTGGGGTTGGAGGTTCAGCACGTAACGTGGCTCGAATACATCAATCTAGTCATTCCTACCCTATTGGTGGCGTTCATAATTATACTATGTCACTTAAAGACATCGATGAAGTTTACAATACGATTCGTAAAAGTTCACGAGATGATTTAACGAACCTTGATGGTTTAAGTCGTGACCGCATAGACATTATTCTTCCAGCAGTATCTGTTTTTAAGACACTTTTCAAAAAAATAGATGCCACACAGTTTACGTTTTCTAGAAAAGGCATACGCGAAGGCTACGTAATGAATCTCATACGTCAACGCCATCCGGATGAATTTAAAAAAGAGAATGTTCGCCAAGACGCACTTAGACACTTAGCTAAGGAATACCACATCGAAGAAGATAGTGCGAACCGTCGTTTAAAATTGGCGCAATCTTTATTAAACCAATTACTTAAAGAAAGTGATTTGAAAATCACAGATAATGAAAAGAACTTATTTTCAGAGGGTGCCTATATCTATTATTTAGGAAGCTTTATTGATTCAGATTCAAGTTCACCACATACGTATTATCTTATTGCAAATTCCATGATTAATGGATTCTCTCATAAAGATCGTGTGAAATTAGCGCTTTTAGCAAGTTTTAAAAATAAATCTTTACTCAAATTTTATTGTAAAGAAACTGAATGGTTTACAAGTAAAGAAGTAGATACGCTTCAAGCTTTAGGAGGTATTATTAAATTTGTGAATGCGTTAAATATCTCATATACTAGTTTTGTTGAAGAAGTTAAACTTAAAGAAAAAAAAGATGACAAATACGAACTTTATGTTTACTACAAAGGGGAACCCATTGCTGAAGAATACCAAGCGAATAGACAGAAAAAGCACATTGAAAAGATTTTAAAAGGCAAGGTCTCTATTATCTTTACAAAATCTTAA